Within the Saccharomonospora amisosensis genome, the region GAGGAGGAGCGCGAGGAGGGCGAGGTGATGATGATCTGTGTTTCGCGCGCCAAGGGCGACCGGCTCGTTCTGGACGTGTGAGCCGCACCGGCCGCGTCGTGCTCAGCCGCCGCTCTGCGGCGGGGGTACGAGTCCCCGCTGAACCGCGACCACGGCGGCCTGGGTGCGCGAGGTGAGCCCCAGCTTGCGCAGCACGTTGCTGACGTGGGTGCGCGCGGTGCGCTCACTGATGTACAGCTCGTCGGCGATCTCCTGGTTCGACTGTCCCTTGGCGACCAGCGCCAGCACTTCCAGCTCCCGCCTTGTGAGCGAGGCCGCCTCGCCGGCCGGTGAGACCAGCGTGTTGGTCAGCTGCCTTGCCACTGCGGGGTCGAGGAACATCTCGCCACCCGCCGCCGCACGGATGGCGGCCACGACCTCTCCCGGCTCCGCGTCCTTGAGCAGGTAGCCGCACGCGCCGCTGGCCAGCGCGGCCCGCACCCGCTCGATCTCCCCGAAACTGGTGAGCACCACCACACCGACGCCGGGGTGGCGGTCGTTGATGCGGCTGATGGTGGCGATGCCGTCGAGCTTCGGCATGAGCAGGTCCAGCAGCACCACATCGGGCGCCTCACCGAACGCGGCCATGGCGTCGATCTCCCGCAGCGCCTGCTCCCCGTCCGCGGCCTCACCGACGACCTCGACGTCGACGATGACGTCGAGATAGGCGCGCAGCCCTCGCCGAACCACCGCGTGGTCGTCCACGATCAGCACCCGGATCGGCCGTGCACCCTCTCGGCGCCCCGAGTCGAGCAGCGCGTCGTGCGTGGCACCAGACATCGCACATCCTCCTTGTCGCTGTGCAACCGGCGCGGGACACCGTGTAGCGGACAATCGTCCGGATACCGGCCATGGTACAGCGTCGCCCGCGCCGCGTTCCCGGGTCAAGGCGGTCGCCCGCGCAGGTGGCTGGCCGGAACCCGCAGGTGAGACAGATGTCTCTGCCGGACCCGGTTGTCGCGTCCGTACCCGGCTAGGCCTGCCGCCGTAGTCACCGCTCGCGGTCTCAC harbors:
- a CDS encoding response regulator; amino-acid sequence: MSGATHDALLDSGRREGARPIRVLIVDDHAVVRRGLRAYLDVIVDVEVVGEAADGEQALREIDAMAAFGEAPDVVLLDLLMPKLDGIATISRINDRHPGVGVVVLTSFGEIERVRAALASGACGYLLKDAEPGEVVAAIRAAAGGEMFLDPAVARQLTNTLVSPAGEAASLTRRELEVLALVAKGQSNQEIADELYISERTARTHVSNVLRKLGLTSRTQAAVVAVQRGLVPPPQSGG